In the Bacteroidales bacterium genome, TGCTCTCCATGGATGACCAGGATGGGGGTATCCCAGTTTGCCACAAATTGGTGGGGCGATCCGGCATAGGATTTTTTAGCCACCGGCTTATCCTTCTCCCAGGGGGCGCCACCCTTCTCCCAGCTGTCAAAGAACATTTCATCGGTGGTCATGTACTCCATTTCCGAGTTGAATACCCCGCAGTGGGCGATGAATGCCTTGAATCTTTTCTGATGGTTGCCAGCCAGCCAGAAAACCGAGAATCCGCCGAAACTGGCTCCGATAGCGCCCAGTCTCTCTTCATCCACATAGCTTTCCCTGCTGACTACATCCATGGCCACCAGGAGGTCCTGCATGGCCTGACCGCTGTTATCCTTGCTGATCTGGTCGGTCCATTCCTGCCCGTGGGTGAGCACTCCCCTGCGGTTAGGGGCCACAACGATATAGCCGTTGGAGGCCATCTGGCTGAAATTCCAGCGGTAGCTCCAGAACTGGCTCAGCGGTGACTGGGGGCCACCCTCGCAGTATAGCAGGGTGGGGTATTTTTTATTCTTGTCGAAATGGGGCGGGTAGATCACCCAGGTAAGCATTTCCAGGTTGTCGGTGGTGGTGATCCAGCGCTTTTCCACGGTGGGCATGGTCAGCTGATCCAGCAGATGCTTGTTCTCAAAGCTTAGCTCCCTGGCTTCACCGCTGGTGGGATGAACGCTGTAGATTTCCTGGGGTCTGGTCATATCCACCCTGGTGGCGATCAGTTGCTCCCCTGCCACCGCCACGGAATAGTAGTCGTGGTCGCCCGAGGTGATGGGAGCGATTTCCATGCTGGGCACATGCATTCTGAACAGCTGGAAGGTCGACTGTACGCCTGCTACAAACAGCAGTGTTTCCCCGTCATCTTCCCAGACGGGACCTGAGGGACTGTGGTCAAAGTTTTTAGTCAGGTAGCGTTTTTGTCCGCTCTCCAGGTCCATCTCAAACAGGCGGTCCTTGTCTGCTTCAAATCCGGCCCGCTCCATGCTGAGCCAGTAGATTTTTTTCCCATCCGGAGAGAAAAAGGGCGCCTTGTCGTATCCGGGCATTCCCAGGGTCAGGTTCCTGGTATTCCAGCTTTCCAGCTCGTAAAGGTAGATCTCCGAGTTGGTGCTGAAGCTGTATTCCCTGCCGCTTAACTTTTTGCAGGTATAGGCAATGCTCTTCCCGTCCGGGCTCCAGGCAATTTCCTCCATGCCCCCAAAGGGCATCAGCGGAGAATCGAAGGGTTCTCCCGGCATGATATCCTTCTCCGCACTGATCTTCTCCCCATCGAAGTCTGCAACGAAAATATGACTGTAGGAACCATCTTCCCATACATCCCAGTGGCGGTACATCAGGTCGTTTATGATCCGGCCGTCTGCCTTTGGCAGATCCGGATAAGTATCCTTGGTGGTGGGATCAATCTT is a window encoding:
- a CDS encoding S9 family peptidase, translating into MKRSVLILSVLGLLGACQVQVTQETESPLITKNQLSLSSDIMSPEVLWSFGRLSDVQVSPDGEKILYGVSYYSMEQNRSNRELFVMNRDGSGKVQLSETPQNEFNAVWHPDGSRIVYLSGASGEVQAWIMNGDGSGKKQISEVEGGFNSLIFSPDGTRVLLTKDVKIDPTTKDTYPDLPKADGRIINDLMYRHWDVWEDGSYSHIFVADFDGEKISAEKDIMPGEPFDSPLMPFGGMEEIAWSPDGKSIAYTCKKLSGREYSFSTNSEIYLYELESWNTRNLTLGMPGYDKAPFFSPDGKKIYWLSMERAGFEADKDRLFEMDLESGQKRYLTKNFDHSPSGPVWEDDGETLLFVAGVQSTFQLFRMHVPSMEIAPITSGDHDYYSVAVAGEQLIATRVDMTRPQEIYSVHPTSGEARELSFENKHLLDQLTMPTVEKRWITTTDNLEMLTWVIYPPHFDKNKKYPTLLYCEGGPQSPLSQFWSYRWNFSQMASNGYIVVAPNRRGVLTHGQEWTDQISKDNSGQAMQDLLVAMDVVSRESYVDEERLGAIGASFGGFSVFWLAGNHQKRFKAFIAHCGVFNSEMEYMTTDEMFFDSWEKGGAPWEKDKPVAKKSYAGSPHQFVANWDTPILVIHGEHDYRIPYTQGMAAFNSAQMLGIPSKFLFFPSETHWVLSPQNGILWQREFKGWLDRWLKDPAYE